The DNA sequence GAATCTGGTGCTGCTGCGCCGTCTGGCTGACCACCTGCTCGATCCACTTCTCTAGCAGCGTGGCTAGTGCCCCACCCTCGGGCTTGGTTTGAATGGCTATGTTGTCCATGATGGCCGAGTAGAGCGCCACTGCCTTGCCGTCGTTGGCGTACAGCCGATTATCGGGCGTGAAGTCGGCGTTGGCCACCACGAACTTCTGCTTCAGCGCCACGGTGTTGAGCAGGTGCAGCATGAACGACTTGCCGGAGCCGAAGTCGCCGATCCAGAACTTGACCATACTATGGCCATTTTTTACGTCGTCGAGCGTGTGCAGAAACGCTTCGATTTCGGGCGAGCGGCCTACGGTGATGTGCTGTACGCCCAGCTTGGGCACGACGCCGCCCAGCAGCGAGTTGATGATGGCCGTGGCCTCTTTGGGTTTGAGGTTGTCTAGCATGGAGTGGTAAGCTGCTGGAAGTAGGGTTCGTAAATCGTGTAATCGTCGCCGCTTTCCTCGATGAGCACGTCATCGAGTAGCTCATAGCAGCCATCATTAATGCTGTCGATGAGCTGATTGCGCAGGGCACCCCGGTCGCGGGCAAATGCTTCTACCTGGGCCTGGGGCAGCGTCAGAGTCGAGTCGGCAAACAAGAGCAGCAACTCCTGCTGGGTAGCCGTCAGCGCGACGGCGCTGCCGAAGCGGCCGGTTGGGGCCGGGGCTGCCACGGTCAGCTGTATTTCGGCTACGTCGGCACTTGGGAGGCCAACGGGCACTGGGGTGGCCGCAGGTGGCGTAAGCACCTCCGGCTCGTCGCGTAGGTATTCGTTGAGCCGCTCAACGGTGCCGGAGTGTTGTTGCCGTACGGCCTGCACGGCGCCCATGTCCAACTGAATTTTCCGGCGCTGCCGGGCATATACCTGCGGTACCTGCTCCAGGGCGCGGGCGAGGTCCTTGTCCCGCGTGAATTGCTGTACGATGGTCTCGAACCGCTCCAGGTGCTCCGGTTGAGCAAACAGGCTTTTCTGGATGGTTTTGGCCAGCTGCTTATTGTTGACAGTGGCCGATTGGAAATCGTGGTGCAGGTAGTGCAGGTACAACCGAAGTGACTCTTCGGGGTCGTGCCGGGCCAGTGTCCGGGAGGCCTCAAAAAAGATATTCTCAACGGCCGGATTGTGGGCATTCAGCTCGCCCAGCCGGTATACGCCCGCCGCGAAACCCGCTGTGTCGTGCGGAAGCTGTGCCGCCAACTGGTCGAAAGCCGTTTTCCAGCGGGTGGTATTCTGGGCGTTCAGGGCCAGTTCGGTAGCGGCGTCGGGGCCAGGAATTCGGGGTGCCAACTCAGGCAGTAGAGCTTGTACCCGATTGCCAAAACGTTGTTGGTAGGCTTGGTCGAGCGACGTGAGCTGGGCGGAAAATTGGCTGCTGATCTTGCGTTTGTGGCCAAATTGCTCACGCACCGCGTTTTCACATTGCTTGAACATGGTCAGGTACACATCGGCGCCGGCCTGCTCACCGGCCGACGTGTACGACCCGCCGCTGTACCAGGAGTATGCCTGCCGATAGGCTTGCTGTGCTTGCGCGTCTAGGGCCTTCACTTCCTGGGCCAGCGTCGAGCCCTCGGCTTTGAACTGGCGTTCCAGCTCTTTGAGCACGGCCACGTAGAGTAGCACCGTAGCCTGCCGGGCGCTCTCGATGGCGAGAAATACGTTGTCTGGGCACCAGAATTTGTTGAGCCAGCTGATTTGCTGCGCCGTCAGCCCGAGCTGTTGGCCGTAAATCTTGCCCAGCTTGGGCGGCGCGTAATCGTAGACCGGGTACGCCGGCGGGGCAGCAGGCGCAGCTGCCGGGGTAGGAACTACCGGCGCTGCCGATACTTGAATTAGAACCGACGCCTGGCCGGTTATATCGACAATAGATGCATCGGCGGGGGCTGACATACTAACGGGCATAGGCGTAGTAGGGCGCGGAGCCTGGGAGGGCGAGGCTGCCGGCGAGGGAGCCATTGGCTTGGCGACGGCGGGCGTAGCCAGAGCCGGAGTTCGCGAAGTAGGTTTAGGCGCAGGCACCGGTTTGGAGCCGACAAACCAGGTAGCCAAAAAAGCCACCGGGGGCAGCAGCAAGGCGAAAATACCCCAGCCCCAGGCCGAGCGGCCACGTTTTTGGGCGCGGGCTGCGCACAGCCAAATCACGCCGATATAGAGTAGCCAATACATCATAGGCACTACATGAATTATCGAGAAATGACCTTTATGGAAGTTGGGCTAAAGTAACTACTTTGTAGCCAGTAGCAACTGATCAGCTAATTCATACTCGAATTATTATTACGTTCTGCACTGTTCATGCCGACCTATCCCGACTACCAGGCATTTTTTCACCCGGAACGGGGCGCCGCTTCGCTTCGCGTGCTGCGGGCCCGCAATGCCGCGCTGATTTTGTGCTTTTTGCAGCAAAGCTTCAAAGCCGAAACCTATAATCCTGTCATCAGCCACGCGGTGTTGCTGGCGCAGCTGACGGATTTTCTCCAGGACTGGAACATTACGGGCGAGGAAGGCGACGTAGCAGCGCTTAGTGCCGCGCCCGAAGAAAAAGCAGCGAAGTTCCTTCGGGACTGGGTGCAGCAGGGCTACCTGACGCTTTATACCGATGATCAGGGAGAAGACCAGCACTGCCTGACGCCCGCCCTGGAAAGCGTACTCGACTGGGTAACCTCCCAGCTCACCAAGCGTTCCTTCGTGGGCACTGAATCCCGGTTTCTGGATATCCTCCAAAAGCTGCGGGAGTTGGTGCGCGAGTCGCAAAACGACTGGGAAGCCCGCGTGGCCGAGCTGGAAACCCAGCGCGCTGACCTGGACCGGCAGATCCGGGAGCTGAAGCTCACCCGCACGGTGCAGCCCTTCGAGGACTATCAGGTCAAGGAGCGTTTCGAGGCGGTGAATGCACTGGCGCGTAGCCTGCTGAAGGACTTTCGGGAAGTGGAAGGCAACTTCCGGCACATCACGCAGCAGATTTACCAGGAACAGACCACCCGGCCCCACACCAAAGGCAGCCTGCTGACCCTGGCGCTGGATGCGCTGGATGAGCTGCGCCAGACCGACCAGGGGCGCAGCTTCGACGCCTTCTACCAGCACCTGAACGACCCGCGTCAGAAAGCCGAGCTGGACGAGCTGATCCGTCAGGTATTCGACCTGCTACAGGCCCGCGACATCGCGCCCGGCGACGCGCAGCTGCTGCGCAAAATAAAGTCGCACCTGCTGGGGGAGGGGCAGAAGGTCAATACGGCCTTTCAGCTGCTGGCGCGGAAGCTGGAGAAGATAGTGGCGGAGAAGAACCTGCAGGACCGGCGCCAGTCGCTGGCGCTCATGCGTGATATCCGTGGGCTGGCCTTTGAGGTGATGGACCGGCCACCCCCGCCAACCGAGGTGTTTCTGGAGCTGGATGGCCGGGCT is a window from the Hymenobacter aquaticus genome containing:
- a CDS encoding DUF3375 family protein, whose protein sequence is MPTYPDYQAFFHPERGAASLRVLRARNAALILCFLQQSFKAETYNPVISHAVLLAQLTDFLQDWNITGEEGDVAALSAAPEEKAAKFLRDWVQQGYLTLYTDDQGEDQHCLTPALESVLDWVTSQLTKRSFVGTESRFLDILQKLRELVRESQNDWEARVAELETQRADLDRQIRELKLTRTVQPFEDYQVKERFEAVNALARSLLKDFREVEGNFRHITQQIYQEQTTRPHTKGSLLTLALDALDELRQTDQGRSFDAFYQHLNDPRQKAELDELIRQVFDLLQARDIAPGDAQLLRKIKSHLLGEGQKVNTAFQLLARKLEKIVAEKNLQDRRQSLALMRDIRGLAFEVMDRPPPPTEVFLELDGRAEYCATAAEVSLKPRQETITARELRLAAPEDAPDLTALVNRRVIDKSVLIGQIQALLLQQSQVSLQQVVQTFGLRYGLTELLAYGSIAAASAKHLIRDEQKVLFDLGEGRACEFPELIFCR
- a CDS encoding tellurite resistance TerB C-terminal domain-containing protein; this translates as MSAPADASIVDITGQASVLIQVSAAPVVPTPAAAPAAPPAYPVYDYAPPKLGKIYGQQLGLTAQQISWLNKFWCPDNVFLAIESARQATVLLYVAVLKELERQFKAEGSTLAQEVKALDAQAQQAYRQAYSWYSGGSYTSAGEQAGADVYLTMFKQCENAVREQFGHKRKISSQFSAQLTSLDQAYQQRFGNRVQALLPELAPRIPGPDAATELALNAQNTTRWKTAFDQLAAQLPHDTAGFAAGVYRLGELNAHNPAVENIFFEASRTLARHDPEESLRLYLHYLHHDFQSATVNNKQLAKTIQKSLFAQPEHLERFETIVQQFTRDKDLARALEQVPQVYARQRRKIQLDMGAVQAVRQQHSGTVERLNEYLRDEPEVLTPPAATPVPVGLPSADVAEIQLTVAAPAPTGRFGSAVALTATQQELLLLFADSTLTLPQAQVEAFARDRGALRNQLIDSINDGCYELLDDVLIEESGDDYTIYEPYFQQLTTPC